One region of Ptychodera flava strain L36383 unplaced genomic scaffold, AS_Pfla_20210202 Scaffold_60__1_contigs__length_796720_pilon, whole genome shotgun sequence genomic DNA includes:
- the LOC139128568 gene encoding uncharacterized protein, with protein MASSDVRPSTSGSKGGVPAKRPDGNGGRRGSTTTTNTKRSMVKKAVIVCDRWGPSIHGGVTDGLHLAIRLLQDIGISVHCTALQATEEEEREAEEMGVTLHLPTKTGVFEFREPHRDWLLYHNIHYPKLEELANVKFVFGLSAFTSGAAFQITSKVFQRASCYLINPFDKDDITPLIVGAVRRS; from the exons ATGGCAAGTTCTGACGTAAGACCAAGTACTTCTGGCAGCAAAGGCGGTGTACCTGCTAAACGCCCAGATGGTAATGGCGGCCGACGTGGCAGTACAACGACAACGAACACCAAAAG GAGTATGGTAAAGAAGGCTGTAATCGTATGTGATCGATGGGGACCGTCAATTCATGGAGGAGTTACCGATGGTCTTCATCTGGCGATAAGACTACTACAGGACATTGGAATATCTGTCCATTGTACAGCTCTACAAGCAACTGAAGAAGAGGAACGCGAAGCCGAAGAAATGGGTGTAACACTACATCTTCCGACCAAAACAGGCGTATTTGAATTCAGAGAGCCACATCGTGATTGGTTGCTGTACCATAACATACACTATCCAAAGCTAGAAGAATTGGCAAACGTCAAGTTTGTGTTTGGCTTAAGTGCGTTCACATCAGGAGCTGCCTTTCAGATCACGTCGAAGGTGTTTCAAAGGGCGTCCTGTTATCTGATCAATCCCTTTGATAAAGATGACATAACGCCTTTGATCGTCGGTGCAGTAAGGAGGAGCTGA
- the LOC139128584 gene encoding tolloid-like protein 1 codes for MLNSSDFELEMSEGCTEDYLSVFDGSDETGPHLGTYCGNKIQAPITTTGRRIFLKFRSDGSITAKGFHLVVTPIQDDGTPLSTRTDYTVQEDDETKARGGKLYSHRDYPNGSELVNENYELEIRNDRVYNQTYVKFTDITFSEMIDQDPECNIESYTGRHGSDINDGFAVKVNGVEECCQLCNESDRCESYGFHIRSKNCWLKNAMPWPTYSPDFHSGIITPCDNRLEMIKIFSDGKLIGIVCQGHHGNGFVSSGRITLEMHISDAIQSEKGFKGIYTLFYMSVVD; via the exons ATG CTGAACTCATCAGATTTTGAGTTGGAAATGTCAGAGGGATGTACTGAAGACTACCTGTCAGTGTTCGACGGAAGTGACGAAACTGGTCCGCATCTCGGTACATATTGTGGGAACAAGATTCAAGCACCCATCACAACGACTGGACGGCGAATATTCCTAAAGTTCAGATCAGACGGGTCGATCACTGCCAAGGGTTTCCATTTGGTAGTCACGCCAATTCAAGATGATGGTACACCCTTATCAACGAGGACTGATTACACAG TCCAAGAAGATGATGAAACAAAAGCGAGAGGTGGTAAACTGTATTCACACCGAGACTACCCGAACGGTTCCGAACTAGTGAATGAAAATTACGAGCTCGAGATCAGGAACGATAGAGTGTACAATCAAACATATGTGAAATTTACAGATATCACTTTTTCTGAGATGATCGATCAAG ATCCGGAATGCAACATAGAATCTTACACCGGAAGGCATGGCTCAGACATAAACGATGGATTTGCTGTGAAGGTCAACGGAGTGGAAGAATGCTGCCAGCTTTGTAATGAAAGTGATCGATGCGAATCTTACGGCTTTCATATCAGAAGTAAGAATTGCTGGTTGAAGAACGCCATGCCCTGGCCAACGTATTCACCGGACTTCCATTCAG GTATCATTACACCATGTGACAATAGATTGGAAATGATAAAGATCTTCAGTGATGGTAAACTGATAGGCATAGTGTGCCAGGGGCATCATGGGAATGGCTTCGTCTCAAGCGGCAGAATTACACTTGAAATGCACATCAGTGACGCTATTCAAAGCGAAAAGGGATTCAAAGGAATTTATACACTGTTCTACATGTCAG TTGTAGATTGA